A window of Pusillimonas sp. T7-7 contains these coding sequences:
- a CDS encoding tripartite tricarboxylate transporter substrate binding protein yields MTTIRLTHPLKALLKGGLIALALGMTTTAHAWPDRALKMIVPFPAGGINDTVGRLTAGYLGDELGATIVVENRAGAGGTIGTMAAVNSPADGYTILLGASSTVAVAPNLYKNLDYAPEKDLLALGGIGSAASLLVVNANSKWNSLAELVDADKKSPGAINYGSAGSGTSHHIKTELLKLRTGSKWVHIPYKGGAPAMTDLMGGQIDFLLEPLPTALPYVESGRVKALGVTTRQRAAVLPDIKTFEEQGISDYDATLWFGVFAPAGLDPAIAQQLSDALQKIFARDDVKQDFEKRGLATFTGNKDQFKQFVTSEIKLWGEVIQKAGIPVQ; encoded by the coding sequence ATGACAACAATACGCCTGACCCATCCCCTGAAAGCCTTGCTTAAAGGCGGCCTGATCGCCCTGGCACTAGGCATGACCACCACCGCCCACGCCTGGCCCGACCGCGCTCTGAAAATGATCGTCCCCTTTCCCGCAGGCGGCATCAACGACACCGTAGGGCGCCTTACCGCCGGCTATCTGGGCGATGAACTGGGCGCCACCATCGTGGTCGAAAACCGCGCCGGGGCGGGCGGAACCATAGGCACCATGGCCGCCGTCAACAGCCCCGCCGACGGTTACACCATTCTGCTGGGCGCCAGCAGCACCGTAGCGGTCGCCCCCAATCTATACAAGAACCTGGACTACGCGCCAGAAAAAGACTTGCTGGCCCTGGGCGGCATAGGCTCGGCTGCCAGCCTGCTGGTCGTCAACGCCAACTCCAAATGGAACAGCCTGGCCGAGCTGGTAGACGCCGACAAAAAATCACCCGGCGCCATCAACTACGGTTCAGCCGGCTCGGGTACCAGCCACCACATCAAGACCGAACTGCTCAAGCTGCGCACCGGTTCGAAATGGGTGCACATCCCCTATAAAGGTGGCGCACCCGCCATGACAGACCTGATGGGCGGCCAAATCGACTTCCTGCTGGAGCCCCTGCCCACCGCCCTGCCTTATGTAGAGTCCGGGCGCGTCAAAGCCCTGGGCGTGACCACGCGCCAACGCGCCGCCGTACTGCCCGACATCAAGACATTCGAAGAACAAGGCATCAGCGACTATGATGCCACTCTGTGGTTCGGCGTGTTTGCGCCGGCGGGCTTAGACCCGGCCATCGCCCAGCAACTCAGCGACGCACTACAGAAAATTTTCGCGCGCGACGACGTGAAACAGGATTTTGAAAAACGCGGCCTCGCCACCTTTACCGGCAACAAAGATCAGTTCAAGCAATTCGTCACGTCGGAAATCAAGCTGTGGGGCGAAGTGATCCAGAAGGCGGGCATACCGGTTCAGTGA
- a CDS encoding RraA family protein, with protein MISKEEKNSIRERFLKVDTSNVADVLDEMGYPDQGLAAEFQRQTGTERLAGWAYTIRGQMTPYGFGGDADKMKACAGLSDGDVSVWSGDGDGICYFGELISIGMKEKGSVGAIVDGGLRDTSWINALGFTVFGRFRTPVQSISRWKVNACNVPVYMTGATGRRVSVQPGDFILGDDDGALVIPQDLVKEVLEKSERLTEQEIAIRESLSQGMSLAEALEKFGHV; from the coding sequence ATGATCAGCAAGGAAGAGAAAAACTCTATCCGCGAGCGATTTCTGAAAGTAGACACATCCAACGTCGCCGACGTGCTGGATGAAATGGGCTACCCCGACCAAGGCCTGGCGGCCGAATTCCAGCGCCAAACAGGTACTGAGCGCCTGGCAGGCTGGGCCTACACCATACGCGGTCAAATGACCCCTTACGGGTTTGGCGGCGATGCCGACAAAATGAAAGCCTGCGCAGGGTTGTCCGACGGCGACGTATCAGTCTGGTCGGGCGACGGCGACGGCATTTGCTATTTTGGCGAGCTGATCTCGATCGGCATGAAGGAAAAAGGCAGCGTCGGCGCCATCGTAGACGGCGGCTTGCGCGACACCAGCTGGATCAACGCCCTGGGCTTCACCGTTTTTGGACGCTTTCGCACACCCGTGCAGTCCATCAGCCGCTGGAAAGTCAATGCCTGCAACGTACCCGTCTACATGACCGGCGCCACAGGCCGGCGCGTATCCGTCCAGCCCGGCGACTTCATCCTGGGCGACGATGACGGCGCTCTGGTCATTCCTCAAGATCTGGTCAAAGAAGTGCTGGAAAAATCAGAGCGGCTCACCGAGCAGGAAATCGCCATCCGGGAAAGCCTGAGCCAGGGCATGTCGCTGGCCGAGGCCCTGGAAAAATTCGGCCACGTGTAA
- a CDS encoding LysR substrate-binding domain-containing protein, whose product MSRRLPPLLATRYFEAAARRLSFTLAAEELFVTQGAISLQIRKLEEFLGVALFVRHARHIELTRAGQQFYEACHVLLDGLEKAMQDLTAPEHQQTLTVSTIPTIGTLWLMPRLASFTSSNPDIEVRVVSDIRPANMQSDHIDVALRVGKLPGQRYPQHFPAVDLVMLEKWTDIEADLLFHDVMVPVASKAWYAGQPPIQRVADFKKASLVHTASRPKAWQDWLKAYGVDYKPGGQDPEYGHFYISLGAALDHKGIALIPDVLLHGYPGRNELQVLLPDNIEPVRSAGDYYLLTRASSPKRTAIAKFRAWVLGQVQAGSH is encoded by the coding sequence ATGAGCAGACGCCTTCCCCCTTTGCTGGCGACCCGCTATTTCGAGGCGGCGGCGCGGCGTCTTTCCTTTACGCTGGCTGCGGAAGAGCTGTTCGTGACGCAGGGCGCGATCAGTTTGCAGATACGCAAACTAGAAGAATTCCTGGGGGTAGCCCTGTTCGTCAGGCATGCCCGCCATATCGAGCTGACACGTGCCGGGCAACAGTTTTACGAGGCTTGCCACGTGTTGCTGGACGGCCTGGAAAAAGCCATGCAAGACCTGACCGCCCCTGAGCATCAGCAGACGTTGACGGTCAGCACCATACCCACCATCGGTACGCTGTGGCTCATGCCCAGGCTGGCCTCGTTTACATCAAGCAATCCCGATATCGAGGTGCGAGTGGTGTCGGATATTCGGCCGGCCAATATGCAATCCGATCATATCGATGTGGCCTTGCGTGTGGGCAAGCTGCCGGGGCAGCGCTACCCACAGCATTTCCCTGCCGTCGACCTGGTCATGCTTGAGAAGTGGACAGACATCGAGGCCGATCTGCTGTTTCACGACGTCATGGTGCCGGTGGCATCCAAAGCCTGGTATGCCGGACAGCCGCCCATCCAGCGGGTGGCCGACTTCAAGAAGGCGTCGTTGGTGCATACGGCCAGTCGGCCCAAAGCATGGCAAGACTGGCTCAAGGCCTACGGGGTGGATTACAAGCCTGGCGGCCAAGACCCCGAATATGGTCATTTCTATATTTCTTTGGGGGCGGCGCTGGATCACAAAGGCATTGCGCTGATTCCCGACGTGCTGCTGCACGGCTACCCGGGCCGCAACGAGCTTCAGGTGCTGCTGCCCGACAACATAGAGCCTGTGCGCAGCGCTGGCGATTACTACCTGCTCACTCGCGCCTCGTCGCCGAAACGCACCGCCATCGCAAAATTCCGGGCCTGGGTGCTGGGCCAGGTGCAGGCCGGCAGCCATTAG
- a CDS encoding aspartate dehydrogenase encodes MEDIRVGVAGFGAIGRSIAQHLAQGIEGLQLAAVGVRNPDAPPKFDWAGQEPPRFALLDDLEQYCDIVVECAPAALLARIASPFLSAGKKVISLSSGALLAHPELVDLARAHGGQILVPSGAILGLDAILGAAEGNIKSVKMVSRKPVKGFVGAPFLVERNIDVLSLKEPMLIFSGTAREAAAGFPANLNVAVSVSLAGVGPDKTLLEVWADPTLERNTHHVQVVSDSALLSMEIQNIPSDNPKTGRITAQSVIAMLRKLRAPLSVGT; translated from the coding sequence ATGGAAGACATACGTGTAGGGGTGGCTGGTTTTGGCGCCATAGGCCGTTCAATAGCCCAACATCTGGCCCAAGGCATCGAGGGCTTGCAGCTTGCTGCGGTAGGGGTTAGGAATCCGGATGCGCCGCCCAAGTTCGATTGGGCCGGGCAAGAACCGCCGCGCTTCGCGCTTCTTGATGATCTGGAGCAGTACTGTGACATTGTGGTGGAATGCGCGCCTGCTGCGTTGTTGGCTCGAATAGCAAGCCCCTTTCTGAGCGCGGGCAAGAAGGTCATCAGCCTGAGCAGCGGCGCGTTGTTGGCCCACCCCGAGCTGGTAGACCTGGCGCGTGCGCACGGCGGGCAGATACTGGTTCCTTCGGGGGCGATACTGGGCTTGGATGCCATTTTGGGCGCTGCCGAAGGCAATATAAAGTCAGTCAAGATGGTGTCGCGCAAGCCGGTGAAGGGCTTTGTGGGTGCGCCTTTTCTGGTCGAGCGCAACATCGATGTTTTGAGTCTGAAAGAGCCCATGCTGATTTTCTCCGGCACTGCGCGCGAGGCTGCTGCGGGCTTTCCCGCCAACTTGAATGTGGCGGTCAGTGTGTCGTTGGCAGGTGTGGGGCCCGACAAGACGCTGCTGGAAGTCTGGGCTGATCCTACTCTGGAACGCAACACTCATCACGTGCAAGTGGTGTCTGATTCCGCGCTGCTGTCCATGGAGATCCAGAACATCCCCTCGGACAACCCCAAGACCGGGCGGATTACCGCGCAAAGCGTGATCGCCATGCTGCGCAAGCTGCGCGCACCGCTGAGCGTCGGTACTTGA
- a CDS encoding SDR family oxidoreductase produces MELGLKGKVALVHGAGGGLGGAIARALGAEGATVVACDINEANLADTCRAIEAAGGKAMGKQWDLGQIDQFQQWHKEVVDAVGPIDVLCNNTGGPPPSQVQNVDRAVWERHFTQMVLSVVSMTDLVLPGMKERGWGRIITSASSGVVAPIANLGLSNALRSALVGWSKTLAREVGPDGITSNVLVPGRIATQRIVALDKAKAERENRSYDSVVQESVGSIPVKRYGDPAEYGAAAAFLASAQASYITGSIIRVDGGLIASV; encoded by the coding sequence ATGGAATTAGGTTTGAAAGGTAAGGTCGCGCTCGTGCACGGCGCAGGCGGTGGGCTGGGGGGCGCGATTGCGCGGGCGCTGGGCGCCGAAGGCGCTACGGTCGTTGCCTGCGATATCAACGAAGCCAATCTGGCAGACACGTGCCGGGCTATCGAAGCGGCCGGCGGCAAAGCAATGGGCAAGCAATGGGATCTTGGGCAGATCGATCAGTTCCAGCAGTGGCATAAAGAGGTGGTCGATGCGGTGGGGCCTATAGATGTTCTGTGCAATAACACGGGCGGCCCGCCGCCCAGTCAAGTGCAGAACGTCGATCGTGCGGTATGGGAGCGGCACTTTACCCAAATGGTGTTGTCTGTGGTGAGCATGACTGACCTGGTCCTGCCTGGCATGAAAGAACGCGGCTGGGGCCGCATCATTACCAGTGCGTCGTCGGGTGTCGTGGCGCCCATTGCCAATCTGGGCCTGTCGAATGCGCTGCGCAGTGCCTTGGTGGGGTGGTCGAAAACGCTGGCGCGAGAAGTCGGGCCAGACGGCATTACCAGCAATGTACTGGTGCCTGGCCGCATTGCCACTCAGCGTATTGTGGCCCTGGACAAAGCCAAGGCCGAACGCGAGAACCGCAGCTACGATAGCGTAGTGCAAGAAAGCGTGGGCAGCATTCCGGTCAAGCGCTACGGCGACCCGGCCGAATATGGCGCCGCAGCCGCCTTCCTGGCCAGCGCTCAGGCGTCATACATTACCGGCTCTATTATCCGCGTGGATGGCGGGTTGATTGCTAGTGTTTGA
- a CDS encoding type II toxin-antitoxin system Phd/YefM family antitoxin, producing MGFSVNDVVPLTQARANLSELADQAKAGAEKIITKNGESYVALIDADRLDYYHRLEHEHIHLLLIDDAKRGLADIEVGRSYMADAAIARLQQRRADPNLQRR from the coding sequence ATGGGTTTTTCAGTTAACGATGTGGTGCCACTCACCCAGGCACGCGCCAATCTTTCCGAACTCGCTGATCAAGCAAAGGCCGGCGCCGAGAAAATCATCACCAAGAACGGCGAGAGCTACGTCGCCTTGATCGACGCAGACCGGTTGGACTATTACCACCGGCTGGAGCACGAACATATCCACCTACTGTTGATCGACGACGCCAAGCGCGGCTTAGCCGACATTGAGGTAGGCCGTAGCTACATGGCGGATGCAGCCATTGCTCGACTTCAGCAGCGCCGAGCCGACCCCAATCTGCAGAGGCGCTAG
- a CDS encoding acetyltransferase, protein MSKSIYAVYGAAGYGREVMPLVRAHLAKQGISNEQLVFVDDGSDAGTVNGHRVIPYAEFLDQPAACKYMTIAIAHNETRQRLTEKCLADGVLLSSVVAENAVVMDGVDCGAGMILSPFVTVTSNVKIGLGFHANIYSYVAHDSVIGDYVTFAPGVMCNGNVMIEDHAYLGTGVIIRQGEPGRPLVIGRGAVIGMGAVVTKNVAPGATVVGNPARPLEKR, encoded by the coding sequence GTGAGCAAGTCTATTTATGCTGTGTACGGCGCTGCGGGATATGGGCGCGAGGTGATGCCCTTGGTCAGGGCACATCTGGCAAAACAAGGCATATCCAACGAACAACTCGTGTTCGTGGATGATGGCAGCGATGCTGGCACGGTGAATGGGCATCGCGTGATCCCTTATGCTGAATTCCTTGATCAACCGGCTGCTTGCAAATACATGACGATTGCGATCGCTCACAATGAAACTCGGCAACGCCTGACTGAAAAGTGTTTGGCGGACGGCGTCTTGCTGAGCAGCGTCGTGGCGGAAAATGCCGTGGTCATGGATGGAGTGGACTGCGGCGCGGGGATGATACTGAGTCCGTTTGTTACGGTGACATCCAATGTGAAGATCGGTTTGGGTTTCCACGCAAATATTTATAGCTATGTCGCGCATGACTCCGTAATCGGCGATTATGTGACGTTCGCGCCGGGCGTCATGTGCAATGGAAACGTGATGATTGAAGATCACGCATATCTTGGCACGGGCGTCATTATTCGGCAGGGCGAACCGGGCCGCCCCTTGGTTATTGGCCGTGGCGCGGTGATTGGCATGGGGGCCGTGGTTACCAAGAATGTCGCCCCCGGAGCAACGGTGGTGGGTAATCCCGCCAGGCCGCTAGAGAAGCGCTGA
- a CDS encoding nucleoside-diphosphate sugar epimerase/dehydratase, with the protein MDSEHILHAHSHALRERLLGLSPRSKRMLQITVDTMLIWLALWLAFIIRLGDAEGVEPLGSHAWLFTAAPLLAIPLFIRYGLYRAVMRYLGPQALATIARVVTAAAALLAAVVYLYGNAPAVVPRSAIVIYWLLSLLFIGGLRILMRRYFNNVQFGEETLPLIPNGGRRKDARSRVVIYGAGAAGNQLLQALRLGGELLPVGFMDDNAALHGRIMAGLQVYCPDQVDYMLRDTDAQEILLAIPSSSRARRSEIIHMLAPYSIPVRTLPGLMDLASGRVQVEALREVRIDDLLGRESVAADQTLFARCIHEQVVMVTGAGGSIGSELCRQIVRSTPKTLILFEHSEYGLYAIQGELEKHIAGAGLSVQVVPILGSVRNPSRLLDVMSTWKVNTVYHAAAYKHVPLVENNIAEGIVNNTFGTLYAAQAAIRAGVSNFVLVSTDKAVRPTNVMGGTKRMAELVLQALAKESSPQLFGKQNDTVANQTRFTMVRFGNVLGSSGSVIPLFKQQIRQGGPVTVTHPDITRYFMTIPEAAQLVIQAGSMGQGGDVFVLDMGEPVKIAELAEKMIQLSGLSVRRPDNADGDIEIRYTGLRPGEKLYEELLIGDNVSPTNHPMIMRANEKLLDWEALKQALTELDTAIRSDDYPRSRELFYELVDGYTANDDIVDLIYRERGKARQPASSALL; encoded by the coding sequence ATGGACAGTGAACACATCCTGCATGCCCACAGCCACGCGCTGCGGGAGCGCCTGCTAGGACTGTCGCCCCGCAGCAAACGCATGCTGCAAATTACCGTAGACACCATGCTTATCTGGCTGGCGCTGTGGCTGGCCTTCATCATACGACTGGGCGATGCCGAGGGCGTCGAGCCGCTGGGCAGCCACGCCTGGCTGTTTACCGCCGCGCCGCTGCTGGCCATTCCGCTATTCATACGCTATGGCCTGTACCGTGCAGTAATGCGCTACCTGGGCCCCCAGGCACTGGCCACCATAGCTCGTGTCGTAACCGCGGCAGCCGCCCTGCTGGCCGCCGTCGTCTATTTGTATGGCAACGCACCAGCCGTTGTGCCGCGCTCCGCCATCGTCATCTACTGGCTGCTCAGCCTGTTGTTCATAGGCGGCTTGCGCATACTGATGCGCCGTTATTTCAACAACGTGCAGTTCGGCGAAGAAACCCTGCCCCTGATCCCCAACGGCGGCAGGCGCAAAGACGCACGTTCGCGCGTCGTCATCTACGGCGCGGGGGCCGCCGGCAACCAGCTATTGCAAGCCCTGCGCCTGGGCGGCGAACTGCTGCCCGTAGGCTTCATGGACGACAACGCAGCGCTGCACGGCCGCATCATGGCCGGCCTGCAAGTGTATTGCCCCGATCAGGTCGACTACATGCTGCGCGACACCGACGCACAAGAAATCTTGCTGGCCATTCCGTCGTCCTCAAGGGCGCGCCGCAGCGAAATCATACATATGCTGGCCCCGTACTCCATACCGGTACGCACCCTGCCCGGGCTCATGGACCTGGCCTCTGGCCGCGTCCAGGTCGAAGCCTTGCGTGAAGTGCGCATCGACGACCTGCTGGGTCGAGAATCCGTTGCCGCAGACCAAACCCTGTTCGCCCGCTGCATACACGAACAGGTCGTGATGGTAACCGGCGCGGGCGGATCGATCGGTTCAGAACTGTGCCGGCAGATTGTGCGCAGCACCCCCAAAACCCTGATCTTGTTTGAGCACTCTGAATACGGCCTATACGCCATTCAGGGCGAATTGGAAAAGCATATTGCCGGCGCCGGTCTGTCGGTACAGGTAGTGCCCATATTGGGGTCTGTGCGCAACCCCAGCCGCCTGCTCGACGTCATGAGCACCTGGAAGGTAAACACGGTGTACCATGCCGCCGCTTACAAACACGTGCCCCTGGTGGAAAACAATATCGCCGAAGGCATCGTCAACAACACCTTCGGCACCCTGTACGCCGCCCAGGCGGCCATACGCGCCGGGGTCAGCAACTTTGTGCTGGTGTCCACCGACAAAGCCGTACGGCCCACCAATGTTATGGGCGGCACCAAACGCATGGCCGAACTGGTGCTGCAGGCGCTGGCCAAAGAATCCAGTCCACAGCTATTCGGCAAACAAAACGACACCGTAGCCAACCAAACCCGTTTCACCATGGTGCGCTTTGGCAATGTGCTGGGTTCATCGGGCTCGGTCATACCGCTGTTCAAACAACAAATACGCCAGGGCGGCCCCGTTACCGTGACCCACCCCGACATTACCCGCTACTTCATGACCATACCCGAAGCCGCCCAACTGGTCATACAGGCCGGTTCCATGGGCCAGGGCGGCGACGTCTTTGTGCTGGACATGGGCGAGCCCGTGAAAATCGCCGAGCTGGCAGAAAAAATGATCCAGCTTTCAGGCCTGAGCGTACGCCGTCCCGACAACGCCGACGGCGACATCGAGATCCGCTATACCGGCCTGCGCCCCGGCGAAAAGCTGTACGAAGAGCTGCTGATCGGCGACAACGTATCGCCCACCAACCACCCCATGATCATGCGCGCCAACGAAAAGCTGCTGGATTGGGAAGCACTGAAACAAGCCCTGACCGAGCTGGACACGGCCATACGCAGCGACGACTACCCTCGCTCGCGCGAGCTGTTCTATGAACTGGTGGACGGGTATACGGCCAACGATGATATCGTGGACTTGATTTACCGGGAAAGAGGGAAAGCCCGCCAGCCCGCGAGCTCAGCGCTTCTCTAG
- a CDS encoding DegT/DnrJ/EryC1/StrS aminotransferase family protein: protein MLNTAFSPWPSYTDEEVQAVGKVLLSNKVNYWTGQECRLFETEFAAWSGCAHAVALGNGTQALEAALMALNIGPGDEVIVTSRTFLASVSCIVLAGATPVFADVDRDSQNITADTIAAVITPRTRAVICVHLAGWPCDMDPIMALASKHDLWVIEDCAQAHGARYKNRPIGSIGHIGAWSFCQDKIMSTGGEGGMVTTNDAALWKKIWSHKDHGKSWEAVYERQHPPGFRWLHENFGTNWRMQETQAVIGRIQLQRMPDWHAQRLAHARRIWNAARQLPGLRAPKVPSHSQHAAYKCYVFVEPEHLAEGWNRDRIVQEINARGVPCYQGSCSEVYLEHAFDGTDWRPAQPLPVAHELGETSLMFLVHPTLDDHEIMQTCAALADVMRAACITGKIHGQ, encoded by the coding sequence ATGTTGAATACCGCTTTCTCCCCATGGCCCAGCTATACCGACGAAGAAGTCCAGGCTGTCGGCAAAGTGTTGCTGTCCAACAAAGTGAACTACTGGACCGGCCAAGAGTGCCGCCTGTTCGAAACCGAATTCGCCGCCTGGTCCGGCTGCGCCCACGCCGTGGCGCTGGGCAACGGCACCCAGGCGCTGGAAGCCGCCCTGATGGCGCTGAATATAGGCCCGGGCGACGAAGTCATCGTGACCTCGCGCACCTTTCTGGCTTCGGTGTCGTGCATCGTCCTGGCCGGCGCCACGCCCGTCTTTGCCGACGTGGACCGCGACTCGCAGAACATCACGGCCGACACCATCGCAGCCGTCATCACGCCCCGCACACGCGCCGTCATCTGCGTGCACCTGGCCGGCTGGCCCTGCGACATGGATCCCATCATGGCGCTGGCCAGCAAGCACGACCTGTGGGTCATAGAAGATTGCGCCCAGGCCCACGGCGCGCGCTACAAGAATCGCCCCATCGGCTCCATAGGCCACATCGGCGCCTGGTCTTTCTGCCAAGACAAAATCATGAGCACTGGCGGCGAGGGCGGCATGGTCACCACCAACGATGCAGCGCTATGGAAAAAAATCTGGTCGCACAAAGACCACGGCAAAAGCTGGGAAGCCGTCTACGAACGCCAGCACCCGCCCGGCTTCCGATGGCTGCATGAAAACTTCGGCACCAACTGGCGCATGCAGGAAACCCAGGCGGTCATTGGCCGCATCCAGTTGCAGCGCATGCCCGACTGGCATGCGCAAAGGCTGGCTCATGCCCGCCGCATCTGGAATGCCGCCCGGCAACTGCCCGGGCTGCGCGCACCAAAAGTGCCCAGCCATAGCCAACACGCCGCCTACAAATGCTATGTGTTCGTCGAACCCGAGCACTTGGCTGAAGGCTGGAACCGCGATCGCATCGTCCAGGAAATCAACGCGCGCGGCGTACCCTGCTACCAGGGCTCGTGCTCGGAAGTGTATTTGGAACACGCCTTCGACGGCACTGACTGGCGCCCCGCCCAACCTCTACCCGTCGCGCACGAGCTGGGCGAAACCTCGTTGATGTTCCTGGTGCACCCCACCCTGGACGATCACGAAATCATGCAAACCTGCGCCGCCCTGGCCGACGTCATGCGCGCAGCCTGCATAACGGGAAAGATCCATGGACAGTGA
- a CDS encoding sugar transferase produces MIKRLFDMLAAATALLVLSPVLLGVAGLVAIKMGRPVFFRQLRPGLHEQPFLMLKFRTMLDSTDAQGQPLDDAQRLTPFGRWLRSTSLDELPELWNVLKGELSLVGPRPLLMEYLPRYNEAQRRRHEVRPGLTGWAQVNGRNSVDWDERFQMDVWYVDHRSFWLDMKILAMTVQLVLTRKGVNAQGEATMRKFTGNER; encoded by the coding sequence ATGATCAAAAGACTATTCGACATGCTTGCCGCCGCGACCGCCCTGCTGGTGCTGTCACCCGTGCTGCTGGGCGTGGCCGGCCTGGTCGCCATCAAGATGGGCCGGCCTGTTTTCTTCCGGCAGCTGCGCCCCGGCCTGCATGAGCAGCCCTTTCTCATGCTCAAGTTCCGCACCATGCTGGACAGCACCGACGCCCAGGGTCAGCCGCTGGACGACGCACAACGCCTCACGCCGTTCGGCCGCTGGCTGCGCTCGACCAGCCTGGACGAATTGCCCGAGCTCTGGAACGTGCTTAAAGGCGAACTCAGCCTGGTCGGCCCCCGGCCTTTGCTCATGGAATACCTGCCCCGCTACAACGAGGCACAGCGCCGCCGCCACGAAGTGCGCCCCGGCCTCACGGGCTGGGCGCAAGTCAATGGCCGCAACAGCGTGGACTGGGACGAACGCTTCCAGATGGACGTCTGGTATGTGGACCACCGCAGCTTCTGGCTGGACATGAAGATACTGGCCATGACCGTGCAACTGGTGCTGACCCGCAAGGGCGTCAATGCCCAAGGCGAAGCCACCATGCGCAAATTCACCGGGAACGAGCGGTGA
- a CDS encoding glycosyltransferase family 4 protein, producing MNKRFLLIAGFPESILQFRGALLDALQAQGLDVHVAAPDLGPDSAIRQTLQARGLTVHDIPLQRTGMNPIKDLGSLVSLRRLMRRLRPHYTLAYTIKPVIYGTLAGWLAGVPRRYALITGLGYAFQGDEQTQSRSALRNIAQWLYRQALGKAHKTFFQNPDDEALFRSLKILSAQQPSCIVNGSGVDLDRYQVAPLPRAPHFLLIARLLGDKGVREYAAAAEHMRARHPECIFSLAGWIDDNPDAIAQTELQGWIDAGHINYLGRLQDVRPAIADCNVYVLPSYREGTPRTVLEAMAMGRAIITTDAPGCRQTVQAGHNGLLVQPRSVYELVQAMESLHANPDQVAAMGAHSRTMAETRFNVHKVNAVMLQEMGITS from the coding sequence ATGAACAAGAGATTTTTATTGATTGCCGGTTTTCCCGAGTCCATTTTGCAATTCAGGGGAGCCCTGCTGGACGCCTTGCAAGCGCAAGGCCTGGACGTGCACGTGGCGGCGCCCGACCTGGGGCCCGATTCCGCCATACGCCAAACCCTGCAGGCGCGCGGCCTGACCGTGCATGACATTCCGCTGCAGCGCACCGGCATGAACCCCATCAAAGACCTGGGCAGCCTGGTCAGCCTGCGGCGCCTGATGCGCCGCTTGCGCCCGCACTACACCCTGGCCTACACCATCAAGCCCGTCATCTACGGCACCCTGGCCGGCTGGCTGGCCGGCGTACCCAGGCGCTATGCATTGATCACCGGCCTGGGCTATGCCTTTCAGGGCGATGAGCAAACGCAAAGCCGCAGCGCCTTGCGCAACATCGCACAGTGGCTCTACCGGCAGGCCCTGGGCAAAGCCCACAAGACCTTCTTCCAGAATCCGGACGACGAGGCCCTGTTCCGCAGCCTGAAGATACTGTCGGCCCAGCAGCCCAGCTGCATCGTCAACGGCTCCGGCGTCGACCTGGACCGCTACCAGGTCGCCCCCCTGCCGCGCGCCCCGCACTTTTTGCTGATCGCCCGACTATTGGGTGACAAGGGCGTACGCGAATACGCCGCCGCGGCCGAGCATATGCGGGCCCGGCACCCCGAATGCATCTTCAGCCTGGCCGGCTGGATAGACGATAACCCCGATGCCATTGCCCAAACCGAGCTGCAAGGCTGGATAGACGCCGGCCACATCAACTACCTGGGCCGCCTGCAAGACGTGCGCCCGGCCATTGCCGACTGCAATGTGTATGTGTTGCCCTCGTACCGCGAAGGCACGCCCCGCACCGTGCTGGAAGCCATGGCCATGGGTCGCGCCATCATCACCACCGATGCGCCGGGCTGCCGTCAAACCGTCCAGGCGGGACACAACGGCCTGCTGGTCCAGCCCCGGTCGGTCTATGAGCTGGTACAAGCCATGGAAAGCTTGCATGCCAACCCCGACCAGGTCGCCGCCATGGGCGCACATTCGCGCACCATGGCTGAAACACGCTTCAACGTACACAAAGTCAACGCAGTCATGCTGCAGGAAATGGGCATCACATCATGA